A genomic stretch from Hemicordylus capensis ecotype Gifberg chromosome 1, rHemCap1.1.pri, whole genome shotgun sequence includes:
- the NADSYN1 gene encoding glutamine-dependent NAD(+) synthetase — protein MGRTVTVATCALNQWALDFDGNLERILKSIHIAKSKGARYRLGPELEICGYGCSDHYYESDTLLHSFQVLAKLLESPTTQDIICDVGMPVMHRNVRYNCRVIFLNKKILLIRPKMALANTGNYREMRWFTPWNRLRHVEEYFLPRMIQQITNQESVPFGDAVLATLDTCIGSEICEELWIPTSPHIEMGIDGVEIFTNSSASHHVLRKAHTRVELVNSAMAKNGGIYILANQKGCDGDRLYYDGCAMISVNGDTVAQGLQFSLDDVEVLVATLDLEDVRSYRSEISSRNLAASNATPCCRIKVNFALSYFDDMCMPTSEPIQWRYHSPEEEISLGPACWLWDYLRRSKQGGFLLPLSGGVDSSSVACIVYSMCLQVCCAVQNGNQNVLYDVRKIVNDETYTPKDAREFCRRILTTCYMASENSSEDTYNGARSLAEELGCYHINLNIDGAVKAIWGIFNAVTGRLPQYQVHGGSSRENLALQNVQARLRMVLAYLFAQLTLWTRGMPGGLLVLGTSNVDESLRGYFTKYDCSSADINPIGGISKTDLGSFIQYCIENFHLTSLRRIISAPPTAELEPLKEGQVAQRDETDMGMTYAELSLYGKLRKIAKAGPYSMFCKLIHIWKEICAPREVASKVKHFFRMYSINRHKMTTLTPSYHAADYSPDDNRFDLRPFLYNAAWSWQFKCIDEQVSKLESKKVNASLEDMA, from the exons ATGGGCAGGACCGTGACTGTGGCGACGTGTGCCTTGAATCAGTGGGCGCTAGATTTTGATGGCAATTTAGaaaggattttaaaaa GTATTCACATAGCTAAATCCAAGGGAGCAAGGTACCGGCTTGGACCAGAACTTGAAATTTG TGGCTATGGCTGTTCTGATCATTACTATGAATCCGATACCCTCTTGCATTCTTTTCAAGTTTTGGCTAAGCTTTTGGAATCTCCTACTACACAAGACATAATATGTGATGTTGGCAT GCCGGTTATGCACAGAAATGTCCGCTACAATTGTAGAGTGATCTTTCTAAACAA GAAAATTCTTCTAATAAGACCAAAGATGGCTTTGGCAAATACAGGAAACTACCGGGAGATGCGCTGGTTTACTCCTTGGAACAGATTACG gcaTGTGGAAGAGTATTTTCTACCAAGGATGATACAACAGATAACCAATCAG GAAAGTGTTCCTTTTGGTGATGCAGTGCTGGCAACCTTAGATACCTGCATAGGGAGTGAAATCTGTGAAGAACTGTGGATTCCAACCAG TCCTCATATTGAAATGGGAATTGATGGAGTGGAAATCTTTACAAATTCTTCAGCAAGTCATCATGTATTGAGAAAAGCTCATACCCGAGTGGAACTGGTAAACTCTGCAATGGCAAAG AATGGTGGGATATACATCTTGGCTAATCAGAAGGGTTGCGATGGTGATCGTCTCTATTATGATGGTTGTGCCATGATCTCTGTGAATGGAGACACTGTGGCTCAAGGACTTCAGTTTTCTCTGGATGATGTG GAAGTTTTGGTTGCCACACTGGACTTGGAAGATGTCAGAAGTTATAGGTCAGAAATATCATCTCGGAACCTTGCA GCAAGCAACGCAACTCCCTGCTGCAGGATAAAAGTAAATTTTGCCCTGTCGTATTTCGATGATATGTGTATGCCTACAAGTGAGCCAATCCAGTGGCGATATCATAGTCCAGAGGAAGAGATCAG CCTTGGCCCTGCATGTTGGCTTTGGGACTACTTAAGGCGTAGTAAACAG GGAGGATTTCTTTTGCCACTTAGCGGTGGTGTAGACAGTTCCTCTGTAGCCTGCATTGTGTACTCCATGTGTCTCCAGGTTTGCTGTGCAGTGCAGAATGGAA ATCAGAATGTGCTGTATGATGTGCGTAAGATAGTAAATGATGAGACTTACACGCCAAAGGATGCTCGAGAATTTTGTAGACGTATCTTAACCACCTGCTACATGGCTAGTGAGAACTCTTCCGAGGATACGTACAATGGAGCCAGATCTTTGGCTGAAGAATTAGGCTG tTATCATATAAACCTAAACATAGATGGAGCAGTGAAGGCCATTTGGGGGATTTTCAATGCAGTGACGGGACGACTACCCCAGTATCAAGTGCATGGAGGAAGCAGCAGGGAAAATCTGGCCTTGCAAAATGTGCAG GCCAGATTACGAATGGTGCTTGCCTACCTGTTTGCACAGCTGACCCTGTGGACTCGTGGAATGCCTGGTGGACTATTAGTGCTTGGAACATCTAATGTTGATgaaag CCTTCGGGGATATTTTACAAAATATGACTGCTCTAGTGCTGATATCAACCCTATTGGTGGAATTAGCAAGACTGACTTGGGAAGTTTTATACAATATTGTATTGAAAATTTTCACCTAACATCACTCAGAAG AATTATATCTGCTCCGCCAACGGCAGAATTGGAACCCCTGAAGGAAGGACAAGTAGCTCAAAGAGATGAG ACAGACATGGGGATGACATATGCTGAACTCTCCCTCTATGGCAAGCTTCGGAAGATAGCTAAAGCTGGACCGTACAGCATGTTTTGTAAGCTGATACATATATGGAAAGAGATATGTGCGCCAAGAGAG GTGGCATCAAAGGTTAAGCATTTCTTCAGAATGTATTCTATCAATAGACACAAAATGACTACCCTCACCCCCTCGTACCATGCTGCAGACTACAGTCCTGATGACAACCGGTTTGATTTGAGGCCTTTTCTTTATAATGCTGCCTGGTCCTGGCAGTTCAAGTGCATAGACGAACAG